The following coding sequences are from one Leptospira mayottensis 200901116 window:
- the fliI gene encoding flagellar protein export ATPase FliI, whose amino-acid sequence MIEKKFHEKIDVMSKYFLIMDRTETIRKSGKVIRVSGNVIYSEGPPDSKIGELMDVQKSGKEGYLQCEIVGFEGHVYTLMPLGPIEGVYPEAFVFSSGRKLAIPVGKELLGRVLNGVGRPIDKKGHIITKEERGPDNDVPNPLDRPIIRDILMTGVRAIDGILTIGRGQRVGIFSGSGVGKSSLLGMIARYTNADINVIALVGERGREVNEFIEIDLGKEGLQKSVVLAATSDAPKMEQVNCALLATSIAEYFRDQGKHVNLMMDSLTRFAQANREISASNHEPPITRGFSSSVFSKLAKLVERSGTSKSGGTITGFYTVLTEADEMEDPIADAVRGYIDGHIILNRKLAEKNHYPAVDVPASLSRVMARIAPENQNLRAGMIRELISVYNSAEELIRLNAYVSGSDPRVDLAIRKKDKIDRYLKQKIQERSTYSQAVQGLKEILEDDEQEKEEF is encoded by the coding sequence ATGATTGAAAAGAAATTTCACGAAAAAATAGACGTGATGTCGAAATACTTTCTGATCATGGATCGCACCGAAACGATCCGAAAATCCGGAAAGGTAATTCGAGTCTCTGGAAATGTTATTTATTCGGAAGGCCCACCCGATTCTAAAATCGGAGAACTGATGGATGTCCAGAAAAGCGGGAAAGAAGGTTATCTACAGTGTGAGATTGTAGGCTTTGAAGGTCATGTTTATACCCTTATGCCCTTAGGTCCCATCGAAGGAGTTTATCCAGAAGCATTCGTTTTTTCGTCCGGAAGAAAACTCGCAATCCCAGTCGGTAAAGAGCTTCTTGGAAGAGTTTTAAACGGGGTCGGAAGACCGATTGATAAAAAAGGTCATATCATCACAAAAGAAGAACGCGGACCTGATAACGATGTTCCAAATCCTCTGGATCGCCCCATCATCCGGGACATTCTTATGACCGGGGTTCGGGCAATCGACGGGATTCTTACCATAGGAAGGGGGCAACGTGTCGGGATTTTTTCCGGTTCCGGTGTCGGTAAATCCAGTCTCCTGGGTATGATCGCGCGTTATACTAATGCGGATATAAACGTCATCGCTCTCGTGGGAGAAAGGGGCCGAGAAGTAAACGAATTTATAGAGATCGACCTCGGTAAAGAAGGTCTTCAAAAATCTGTTGTTCTCGCCGCCACCTCAGATGCCCCAAAAATGGAACAGGTCAATTGTGCTTTGCTCGCCACCTCCATCGCGGAATATTTTCGAGACCAAGGAAAACACGTAAACCTAATGATGGATTCCTTAACTAGATTCGCTCAAGCCAACCGGGAAATCTCCGCTTCCAACCACGAACCTCCGATCACGAGAGGTTTTAGTTCATCAGTTTTTTCTAAATTAGCAAAACTTGTGGAACGTTCAGGAACCTCCAAATCAGGCGGAACGATCACTGGATTTTATACAGTTCTGACAGAAGCAGACGAAATGGAGGATCCGATTGCAGACGCTGTTCGAGGTTATATAGACGGACATATCATCCTAAACAGAAAACTCGCGGAAAAAAACCATTATCCCGCGGTAGATGTTCCCGCTTCCCTTTCAAGAGTGATGGCAAGAATCGCTCCGGAAAATCAGAACCTAAGAGCAGGGATGATCCGAGAACTCATCAGCGTTTATAACTCAGCGGAAGAATTGATCCGTTTGAACGCGTATGTTTCCGGTTCCGATCCGAGAGTTGATCTTGCAATTCGTAAAAAAGATAAGATCGATCGTTATCTGAAACAGAAAATTCAGGAGCGAAGCACCTATTCTCAAGCGGTGCAGGGATTGAAAGAGATACTCGAAGATGATGAGCAAGAAAAAGAGGAGTTCTAA
- the fliJ gene encoding flagellar export protein FliJ: MKRFQFNLEPVLNLRKKKEDEKLKSFSLVAGEINQIRNSIRENERQIEFLTGDSASLHGASLRDYQLHQGYIRSLITQNENLESDIKDKKPELDAKRAELILAQKDRKILEILKENQYKAYKKLYFKREKFELEEHYNQLKSIQWRKNYESSEPEPAPRIFTYDTSSRTENDESGASEIKKLYDKYKR; this comes from the coding sequence TTGAAACGATTTCAATTCAATCTGGAACCCGTTTTAAATCTTCGTAAGAAAAAAGAAGATGAAAAACTTAAAAGTTTCTCCCTCGTAGCGGGAGAAATCAATCAGATCCGCAATTCTATTCGAGAAAACGAAAGACAAATAGAATTTCTAACTGGAGATTCCGCCTCTCTCCACGGAGCTTCTTTAAGAGATTACCAACTTCATCAGGGTTATATTCGTTCTCTCATCACCCAGAACGAAAACTTAGAATCCGATATCAAAGATAAAAAACCGGAACTCGACGCAAAAAGAGCCGAGTTGATTCTGGCTCAAAAAGATCGTAAAATTTTGGAAATCCTCAAAGAGAACCAATACAAGGCTTACAAAAAGTTATACTTCAAGAGAGAAAAGTTCGAACTCGAAGAACATTACAATCAACTTAAATCCATCCAATGGAGAAAAAACTATGAATCCTCTGAACCTGAACCGGCTCCGAGAATCTTTACGTACGATACGAGCTCAAGAACCGAAAACGACGAATCGGGAGCTTCAGAAATCAAAAAACTCTACGACAAATATAAAAGATGA